CCTCAACGAATGAAACGACGTGTAGCCCTCAGCACGCCGATCAGCCAGGAACAACTCAGCCTCAGCTTCGCAAAGCGCCTCAACATCGAGACCACCAGAGGCCATCCACCGGCTCACATGCGCGAACAAACGCACCTGATTCGCAGCCGACAACGGCGTATAGCCACTCCGGCCCAGCTCCTCAACGAAACCATCCCGAAACGGGACCAACGGGCCACACACCCGAACATCCAACGGACCACTCATCGTCACTCTCCTGTCCAATAGCGGACAGGAAGCCTCGATCAGAACCCCAGGATTATGCCGAACACGACAACCCAAACTCCGCGCTCACCAACACATCCGCACCACTGTTCGGCATAATCACGGATTCGGCATAATGTGGCTTATGCCGAATGCGGCATAAGCCGCAGAGCGGCGAGGCGTTTGAGGGGTTGGTGGGGCCGTTGCGGGAGTGCTCGATCAGGTGGTCGACCTCACACGCGCTCAACGAAACGTGACACCCGGGCCACACGCAACAGGTGTGGGGGGCGGTGGCTGCGGTGCGGGCCGACCCCGTGAACCGTCGGGCACGGCCAAGATCGATGACGACACCGTTGGCGTCGACGACGATCCGCCGGAACTGACTGAACAGGGTGGTCACCCCCGCTTCGGTCGGATCGACGTCGTGGCCGTCCTGGCTACGGCACATGAAGTCGTCGGGGTCGAACTTGGGTGGCCGGTCGTGCTCCATCGAGCGAAGCATCTCTTCGAACGCGGCGGCGGACCAGTGGATGTTGTGGATGAACCCGGGCGGGATCGCACCGTCGGGTGCGGTTGCGGCGACCTGGAAGATCCGGAACAACGCATCAGCGCGGCGTTGGGCCGGCGTGCGGTTCAGATCCGCGCCGGTCACCGCGTCGCCCAACCGGGCTTTTGCTTCGGCCCAATCGGCCTGAAATTCGGCTTCGACGAACACGTCGAAGATCTCGCGCATCTCAACGCCCTGCAACGACGCGAAGAAGCCGGTGAGGTCCCACGACGAGTCCCATGGGTTCGGCCGCAACGTGGCGTTGCGGTTCTTGTGGTTGCGTTCGTTGGCCGGTTCGGGACCGTCCTCGTCGATCAGCCGTTCCCACCGCCGCGTTTTCATTTCGAACTGTTTCGCCGACATGTTGTTCGCGTCGGCCAGGAGTTCGTCCTGGCGGGCCTCCATGGCCGGGGCGACCCGCTCGTTGGAGTGGACCCGACCGAGGAGGTGCATCTGCTCGGTGCCGATCTCGCCGTTCGACCATGCATCGGCCAGCATGGGGAGATCGCGGCACGCCTTCGCGGTCTTCTGCCGGGCTGACGATTCTGCCCCGGACAGCCTGGCGACATGCTGGGCCATCGTCCCAGCAGATGCATGCCCGTCATCGACATGCAACGCTCGCTGGTCGATGACACCGACCAGCAGGGTGGCCGCCGAGTCGACCCGGCGACGCAACACCTCGACCTCGCGGAGCCACATGATGGCGTCCTTGCCGTCGGCGGGCGCGACGCCTGCGGCAAACAGGCTGTCCAACGCCGTGTTGGCCTGATCGATGGCGGTTGCTGCTCCCGTCAA
The nucleotide sequence above comes from Candidatus Microthrix parvicella Bio17-1. Encoded proteins:
- a CDS encoding HNH endonuclease signature motif containing protein — translated: MSSKVLLTGAATAIDQANTALDSLFAAGVAPADGKDAIMWLREVEVLRRRVDSAATLLVGVIDQRALHVDDGHASAGTMAQHVARLSGAESSARQKTAKACRDLPMLADAWSNGEIGTEQMHLLGRVHSNERVAPAMEARQDELLADANNMSAKQFEMKTRRWERLIDEDGPEPANERNHKNRNATLRPNPWDSSWDLTGFFASLQGVEMREIFDVFVEAEFQADWAEAKARLGDAVTGADLNRTPAQRRADALFRIFQVAATAPDGAIPPGFIHNIHWSAAAFEEMLRSMEHDRPPKFDPDDFMCRSQDGHDVDPTEAGVTTLFSQFRRIVVDANGVVIDLGRARRFTGSARTAATAPHTCCVWPGCHVSLSACEVDHLIEHSRNGPTNPSNASPLCGLCRIRHKPHYAESVIMPNSGADVLVSAEFGLSCSA